GAGCAGGGCTCACAACGAAAAGAGTTTGATGAACTCCGGATGCAGCTCAAATCGGCACGACAGGAGCGAGACGATGCCGAGCGAATCCGCCTATCTCTTGAGGCGAAGCTGGACCAGGCACAGGCCGACCTCAACATGCGCGCCGACGAAAAGAATCTCCTTCAGACCCGTCATGATGCCCTGACCAATGAATCTGTTTCTCTCCTAGGGGAAGTCCAAAGTCTCCAAAaagcggtggaggagctcgaggaaAGTTTGGAACGGGAACAGCAGCATGCTCTTAACATGGAGCGCGATATCCAGAGCCAGTATAAGGACGAAATCGACCGCTTGAACGATGAGATCTCCGACCTCCAGGCCGAATGCCGCGAAAAGGATAACCTGTACGACAATGACAGCGAAAAATGGGAAACGGAGCGTCATCAACTCCAGGCAGAAAAACAGCGGGCCGAGGAGCGGGCTGCTGGTCTCCAGAAGACCATCGACAAGCTACGGGACACCGAGGGTGCTTTGTCGAGCAAAGAGTCAAAGCTTCAAGAAGCTCTACAAAGCGAGACAGAACGCCACAAGAAAGATGAGCTGCTTTTGAAGGTGCAGATTGAACAGCTCCGTTCAGACCTCAATGCCAGACAGTCCATGCTGGAGGAGCTTCGCCACGAACTATCTGCTGTCAAGGATGAGCTCCGGCAATCTCAGTTGGATTGCCAAGCACAGCAGGAAAAGATAGAAGcactcgaggatgaggttgaagttTTGCAGGCCACCATCGATGAAGAGTCGGAGAGGGCACGCGTCGAACTggaacaacaccaagatgaATGTGATCAACTAAGGCACGAGATCAACTTGCTCCAGATAAAGGCCGATTCCGCTCAGGCATCTTCCGCCGCGACCCGAGAGTCTACAAAGCAGACAAATGACAATGTGGCACGCCTCAAGTTCCAGCTTGCCGATGCTACGGAGAAGGTATCCCAGCTCACAAAGGAGCGGAGGACCCTTCAGGAGCGTTCTACAACTCTGGACGCCGAGCTCCGATCTGTCCGGGCGGCTCTTGAGGAGACGAGAGCGGAGCGTGATGAATTGGAGGCCCAAATCAACGGTCTCAAAGGGCAACATGGTGCAGACACTTTCAAGATCGACCAAGAGAGACTGGACCTCCGTGTCACCAGGACAAAGTTGGAAGCCGAATTACGCCGCTTGAAAGAGGAAAACAAGGTCTTGGCAGAGCGGAAGCAAGAGGTGGAAAGATCTTTGGAAAGTGAGATTGAGAAGGCTgcagctgaggaggatcGCCTTGGAGATGAGATCCGCCAACTGCAGGCCAAGCTACGTCAGTCTACAGACAGCCAGGAGCTTGCTAGCCTTCGCCGAACCATCCGTGAGATGGAGCGCCGTGTACAAGACTACGAAACCCAGCTTGCCGCTCCACAGTTGCCAGCTCAGGGACTTGATGGCAACAGTGAATTCTCGTTCCTCCAAAAAGAGCTCTCGGCAgcaaggaagaaggaaattGAGCAGCTCAAGTCGGAGGCCTCGCAAAAGGACACCATCAAGTCACTCAAGCGGCAAATCTCCGAACTAGAACGGAAGGCTCATGAAGCAGAGATCAAAAGGTTTGCCtcttcgccatcttcacAGGGCGGTTCCGCCCAGAAGAGTGAGATATCAGAACTCCGTCACCAACTCTCCACGGCCGCTCAGTCAGTACACGATCTCAAGAAAGCTCTGCGAGAAGCCGAACGCAAGGCCGAGGCCTCTGCTCGTGAGCTAGAGACCCAGCTTGAAGAGATCGAAGACGAGAAACTTCTCCTTGAGCAAGCGCTTGATGACGCCCAACTCGCCGCGGAAGAGTCGGCTGCTGCCCATGAAGAAGCCCTCAAGAAGCacaaggccaagatggagagaTACAAGAGTGAACGTGATCAACTGGCCGCTGCCATTCGTGAGCAGCAGCACTTGAACGGCAATGACACCAACCACAGCGAAATGTCTCTTGAGGAGCGCCGTGACTTGCACAAGATGCTCCGCGAGTCTCAGCTCACTGCCGACAAGCTTGATCGCGAATTGCGCGAGCACCGTGAGGCGTTGGATGAGCTTGTGGATATTAAGATCTCACTGCGGAAGAAGCTACAACGGGCAAGGAATGAGAGGGCGGCCTACAGAACCAGCGCCGAGAAGCTCCAGAAGGATTTTAAGAAGCTTCAGGCGGAAAAGGACAAGGCTGTGGCGGAAGCAATGGCGGCTACCGAGGAGCGTGCTCTGGTTCGCGTTACTAAGGGTAGTGTGGACACTGACGCAATCATCAGAGCCGCCGAAGCTGCGGAGAGGAGGCATGAGAAGGAAATCAGGGGCATGGTCATGCAGATGGAGTGGCTCAAAGCCTGCTGGGACCGGGAGGCCAAGCTGAGGAAGGATGCGGCGTTTGCAAAGAAGTATCTGCTCCTGGAGGTGCAGATCAGGGATGCTTGGTACGTTTCCCCTCTGCTTGCTTTCTCACTGACGAATAATGCTAACagcaaaacagcaacaaggcTGACTTGGCGATCATCAACCGGATACGGGCTGAGCTTAACCCTTCGAATCGTAATGCTCTTTCCCAGCTGAGCTCTGTTAGACGGTCGTCAGGCCAATCACACCTGCCAAACGGTGACAGCAATGCCATGGTTCTTTACAAgcaaccaaaaccaccagcaacaaggcTGAAACGGGCTCTCACCGCTGTCAGATTCATAGTGCGGATGCAGATGGGTGCCAAGGATTGGCAGAAGCATGAGAAGGTCCGACAGAGGCTGGCAGACTGTGTCGAGGAGATgcagagagaagagaggatAAGGAAGATGAGGGATCAATGGAGGAAGCAGGTCAAGAAGACTACGAGTAGCCCGGCTGGTAAGGCTGTGCTGGGGTAGACTGCAGTTTTACTGTTTGGCTGTGAAGGGCAGGGTGGGGGGTTAAAAGTCGTTATGTTTATTTCATGTTTGGTTTTACGGTGGCCTTGATGGAGCAAACGGATGGAATTCTTTTATACTTTCTTATACATCATCGATGGAGTACTGGATGGTTACTCTGCTACGGTTTTACGGGCTTGCACAAGATTATTGGCTGGGTCTATGGctgggatgggaagagaTTGCATCAGTGACTGGTTTAGATACCTCGGCTTAATATTTACTGTGTGGGCGGGTCACTTTTATGGGAGTTTACTTTGTATCATGAATTCAATGCTTTCTACATTCTCACATTCCTATATTGTTGTGTGTAAGACTGTCGAGAGTTGGAGAGGTCCTCGTCGGCCTTGCATGTGCACGGACCATATCACTTAAACCTTCCCtaaccctctccaaaaccttTCTTCACTCACTCTCAACTCATTTCCGAACTTTACATCCTCTCACCCATCGACTACATCGAACTGAAAGGATATATTCGAAATCCGGCTTCTTAAAATCTCTTAAATCCCTGAAAAGAATCTTCAAGCCAAAATGTCTTCTTCACCAgaaccccagcagcagcaaaaatCCCAAAAGCAAGTCGACGCCGAGTTCACATCCTACTACCTCCAGCGCGCGACTCAAGAATTCGGGGAGGCTCTCGACGCGGTCCGCTCAGCCGATGACTTCAAGCCTGACTCTTCGATCGCCGTGTTGATCAGCGCGCTGCAGCAGGGGACTGGGATGTTTAgtgaggaggacaagagggCTGTTATCTGCTCGGAGGGCGCGGCGAGGTCGTCGAAGTAGACTTTTCAGCACATGGAAAATGGAATTTGGATGGTATTAATCTACTATATGGGAGAAAATGAGGAACGGCGTGGTGGATACAGCGGTCCGGAGGAGAGAGGGCGGGTTTCTTAGTTTACACGGGGGTTAGTCGGGGGAAGCTACGTAGATGACGATGGGCTCTAAAACGGCACA
The sequence above is a segment of the Podospora pseudoanserina strain CBS 124.78 chromosome 5, whole genome shotgun sequence genome. Coding sequences within it:
- a CDS encoding hypothetical protein (COG:S; EggNog:ENOG503NXUJ); translation: MVQPGIGGLDTPRTNIGDATYLGRQPDFDLSQELSDFQSPSKDANLLQQLRNGGRPTLKTPRGGRGPLRDRQNLPGFGGNEFTPLLKSATRNSARRYGAGKENGLGRASTLNFLNRIDEDMTPLHAGETSIYLGSRNTSSIEHTPLPEVDSSSVASTPLVMRRRDNSGKGPLEDGNQLSLREQENVIDRIEKENFGLKLKIHFLEEALRKAGPGFSEAALKENTELKVDKVTMQRELQRYKKHLTSAEKDLETYRQQIVEVQEKAKKKYAIEDQGAELERLRQALEDKETEVGKLQRRIEEEQKEQDKLGNLQDEITDLEHDLRRKDDVITQQEDEIEDLKDKVTEFEEKLKEAQRRMLEMEEKAKDSDRLHEAKDTIEDLEHNVRRLEQQVDDMKDKLQDAVAEKERAENDLEELQEEMADKSVVTKGLSRQVEEKVSRLQAEVDKARQECAVVAEEREVQQREMETLRAKLKEAREERDSAERLRLAIEGQLNEEQGSQRKEFDELRMQLKSARQERDDAERIRLSLEAKLDQAQADLNMRADEKNLLQTRHDALTNESVSLLGEVQSLQKAVEELEESLEREQQHALNMERDIQSQYKDEIDRLNDEISDLQAECREKDNLYDNDSEKWETERHQLQAEKQRAEERAAGLQKTIDKLRDTEGALSSKESKLQEALQSETERHKKDELLLKVQIEQLRSDLNARQSMLEELRHELSAVKDELRQSQLDCQAQQEKIEALEDEVEVLQATIDEESERARVELEQHQDECDQLRHEINLLQIKADSAQASSAATRESTKQTNDNVARLKFQLADATEKVSQLTKERRTLQERSTTLDAELRSVRAALEETRAERDELEAQINGLKGQHGADTFKIDQERLDLRVTRTKLEAELRRLKEENKVLAERKQEVERSLESEIEKAAAEEDRLGDEIRQLQAKLRQSTDSQELASLRRTIREMERRVQDYETQLAAPQLPAQGLDGNSEFSFLQKELSAARKKEIEQLKSEASQKDTIKSLKRQISELERKAHEAEIKRFASSPSSQGGSAQKSEISELRHQLSTAAQSVHDLKKALREAERKAEASARELETQLEEIEDEKLLLEQALDDAQLAAEESAAAHEEALKKHKAKMERYKSERDQLAAAIREQQHLNGNDTNHSEMSLEERRDLHKMLRESQLTADKLDRELREHREALDELVDIKISLRKKLQRARNERAAYRTSAEKLQKDFKKLQAEKDKAVAEAMAATEERALVRVTKGSVDTDAIIRAAEAAERRHEKEIRGMVMQMEWLKACWDREAKLRKDAAFAKKYLLLEVQIRDACNKADLAIINRIRAELNPSNRNALSQLSSVRRSSGQSHLPNGDSNAMVLYKQPKPPATRLKRALTAVRFIVRMQMGAKDWQKHEKVRQRLADCVEEMQREERIRKMRDQWRKQVKKTTSSPAGKAVLG
- a CDS encoding hypothetical protein (EggNog:ENOG503P8X8; COG:S), with translation MSSSPEPQQQQKSQKQVDAEFTSYYLQRATQEFGEALDAVRSADDFKPDSSIAVLISALQQGTGMFSEEDKRAVICSEGAARSSK